Proteins co-encoded in one Neofelis nebulosa isolate mNeoNeb1 chromosome 2, mNeoNeb1.pri, whole genome shotgun sequence genomic window:
- the ECM1 gene encoding extracellular matrix protein 1 isoform X5, with the protein MGTVHRAALVLACLAVASVASSEGDFKAQGQRELGPEPLTYHIQEVGYAAPPSPPQTRALPMDHPDTPQPGFHFEGQSEVQPPPAQEAIPAQEEELPPPQLPMGKKVESPLPQEAIPLQEELPPHQAPVEQKEIDPPFPHQEEMTFPSNQREEKPFMEHSPPEPESWNPALHCQQGRSPGGWGHRLDGFPPGRPSPDNLDQICLPTRQHVMYGPWNLPHSGYSHLTRQGETLNLVETGYSRCCRCHSHAHRLDCAKLVWEDALDGYCYREQSVKTHHHSCCHYPPSPARDECFARRAPYPNYDRDILTLDLSRVTPNLMGHLCGNGSVLTKHKQIPGLIRNMTAHCCELPFPEQACCAEEEKSAFIEDLCGPRRNFWRDSAFCCNLSPGDDQTNCFNTYYLRNVALVAGDTGDAKGQGEQGQRREEISAPPPELKEE; encoded by the exons ATGGGGACCGTGCACAGAGCAGCCTTGGTCTTGGCCTGTCTGGCTGTTGCTTCTGTAGCCTCCTCCGAGGGAG ACTTCAAGGCTCAAGGGCAGAGGGAGCTGGGGCCAGAACCCCTCACCTATCACATTCAAGAAG TTGGCTATgcagcacccccttccccaccccagacccGAGCCCTCCCCATGGATCACCCTGACACCCCTCAGCCTGGCTTTCACTTTGAGGGACAGAGTGAAG TACAGCCCCCTCCTGCTCAGGAAGCCATCCCTGCCCAAGAGGAggagctgccccctccccaactccccatGGGAAAGAAAG TGGAGTCCCCTCTCCCTCAGGAAGCCATCCCCCTCCAAGAAGAGCTGCCCCCTCACCAGGCCCCTGTTGAACAGAAGGAAA TAGACCCACCTTTCCCACATCAGGAGGAAATGACCTTCCCATCTAaccagagagagg AAAAGCCTTTCATGGAACATAGCCCCCCAGAGCCTGAGTCTTGGAATCCAGCCCTGCACTGCCAACAGGGCCGGTCCCCAGGGGGCTGGGGCCACCGGCTGGACGGCTTCCCCCCTGGGCGACCTTCTCCAGACAATCTGGACCAGATCTGCCTTCCTACTCGCCAGCATGTGATGTACGGCCCTTGGAACCTACCACATTCTGGATACTCCCACCTTACTCGCCAGGGTGAGACCCTCAATTTAGTGGAGACTGGATATTCCCGCTGCTGCCGCTGTCACAGCCATGCACACCGCTTGGACTGTGCAAAACTTGTG TGGGAGGATGCCCTTGATGGATACTGTTATCGGGAACAGTCTGTAAAGACCCACCACCACTCGTGTTGCCACTATCCTCCTAGCCCTGCCCGTGATGAGTGCTTTGCCCGTCGGGCTCCCTACCCCAACTATGACCGAGACATCTTGACCCTTGACCTCAGCCGAGTTACCCCCAACCTCATGGGCCATCTCTGTGGAAACGGAAGTGTTCTCACCAAGCA TAAACAGATTCCTGGGCTAATCCGGAACATGACTGCCCACTGCTGCGAACTGCCATTTCCAGAACAGGCCTGCTGTGCTGAGGAGGAG AAATCAGCCTTCATTGAGGACCTGTGTGGCCCCCGACGTAACTTCTGGCGAGACTCTGCTTTCTGCTGTAACCTGAGTCCTGGAGATGACCAGACCAACTGCTTCAACACTTACTATCTGAGGAATGTGGCTCTGGTGGCTGGAGACACTGGGGATGCCAAGGGCCAGGGGGAGCAAGGCCAACGCCGGGAAGAAATATCAGCCCCACCCCCTGAGCTCAAGGAAGAGTGA
- the ECM1 gene encoding extracellular matrix protein 1 isoform X2 has product MGTVHRAALVLACLAVASVASSEGDFKAQGQRELGPEPLTYHIQEVGYAAPPSPPQTRALPMDHPDTPQPGFHFEGQSEVQPPPAQEAIPAQEEELPPPQLPMGKKVESPLPQEAIPLQEELPPHQAPVEQKENPPFPHQEEMTFPSNQREEKPFMEHSPPEPESWNPALHCQQGRSPGGWGHRLDGFPPGRPSPDNLDQICLPTRQHVMYGPWNLPHSGYSHLTRQGETLNLVETGYSRCCRCHSHAHRLDCAKLVWENAMIRFCEAEFSVKTRPHWCCNRQGEARFSCFQEEAPRPHYQLRACPSHQPGISSGPEMPFPPGVPTLDNIKNICHLRRFRSVPRNLPATDPIQRQLQALIRLEGEFQRCCRQGNNHTCMWKAWEDALDGYCYREQSVKTHHHSCCHYPPSPARDECFARRAPYPNYDRDILTLDLSRVTPNLMGHLCGNGSVLTKHKQIPGLIRNMTAHCCELPFPEQACCAEEEKSAFIEDLCGPRRNFWRDSAFCCNLSPGDDQTNCFNTYYLRNVALVAGDTGDAKGQGEQGQRREEISAPPPELKEE; this is encoded by the exons ATGGGGACCGTGCACAGAGCAGCCTTGGTCTTGGCCTGTCTGGCTGTTGCTTCTGTAGCCTCCTCCGAGGGAG ACTTCAAGGCTCAAGGGCAGAGGGAGCTGGGGCCAGAACCCCTCACCTATCACATTCAAGAAG TTGGCTATgcagcacccccttccccaccccagacccGAGCCCTCCCCATGGATCACCCTGACACCCCTCAGCCTGGCTTTCACTTTGAGGGACAGAGTGAAG TACAGCCCCCTCCTGCTCAGGAAGCCATCCCTGCCCAAGAGGAggagctgccccctccccaactccccatGGGAAAGAAAG TGGAGTCCCCTCTCCCTCAGGAAGCCATCCCCCTCCAAGAAGAGCTGCCCCCTCACCAGGCCCCTGTTGAACAGAAGGAAA ACCCACCTTTCCCACATCAGGAGGAAATGACCTTCCCATCTAaccagagagagg AAAAGCCTTTCATGGAACATAGCCCCCCAGAGCCTGAGTCTTGGAATCCAGCCCTGCACTGCCAACAGGGCCGGTCCCCAGGGGGCTGGGGCCACCGGCTGGACGGCTTCCCCCCTGGGCGACCTTCTCCAGACAATCTGGACCAGATCTGCCTTCCTACTCGCCAGCATGTGATGTACGGCCCTTGGAACCTACCACATTCTGGATACTCCCACCTTACTCGCCAGGGTGAGACCCTCAATTTAGTGGAGACTGGATATTCCCGCTGCTGCCGCTGTCACAGCCATGCACACCGCTTGGACTGTGCAAAACTTGTG TGGGAGAACGCAATGATCCGATTCTGTGAGGCCGAGTTCTCGGTCAAGACCCGACCCCACTGGTGCTGCAACCGGCAGGGGGAGGCTCGATTCTCCTGCTTCCAGGAGGAAGCTCCCCGGCCGCACTACCAGCTCCGGGCCTGCCCCAGCCACCAGCCTGGTATTTCCTCGGGCCCCGAGATGCCTTTCCCCCCTGGGGTACCCACTCTAGACAACATCAAGAACATCTGCCACCTAAGACGCTTCCGTTCTGTGCCACGCAACCTCCCAGCTACTGACCCCATCCAAAGACAGCTGCAGGCATTGATCCGGCTAGAGGGGGAGTTCCAGCGCTGCTGCCGGCAGGGGAACAACCACACCTGTATGTGGAAGGCT TGGGAGGATGCCCTTGATGGATACTGTTATCGGGAACAGTCTGTAAAGACCCACCACCACTCGTGTTGCCACTATCCTCCTAGCCCTGCCCGTGATGAGTGCTTTGCCCGTCGGGCTCCCTACCCCAACTATGACCGAGACATCTTGACCCTTGACCTCAGCCGAGTTACCCCCAACCTCATGGGCCATCTCTGTGGAAACGGAAGTGTTCTCACCAAGCA TAAACAGATTCCTGGGCTAATCCGGAACATGACTGCCCACTGCTGCGAACTGCCATTTCCAGAACAGGCCTGCTGTGCTGAGGAGGAG AAATCAGCCTTCATTGAGGACCTGTGTGGCCCCCGACGTAACTTCTGGCGAGACTCTGCTTTCTGCTGTAACCTGAGTCCTGGAGATGACCAGACCAACTGCTTCAACACTTACTATCTGAGGAATGTGGCTCTGGTGGCTGGAGACACTGGGGATGCCAAGGGCCAGGGGGAGCAAGGCCAACGCCGGGAAGAAATATCAGCCCCACCCCCTGAGCTCAAGGAAGAGTGA
- the ECM1 gene encoding extracellular matrix protein 1 isoform X3: MGTVHRAALVLACLAVASVASSEGDFKAQGQRELGPEPLTYHIQEAPPSPPQTRALPMDHPDTPQPGFHFEGQSEVQPPPAQEAIPAQEEELPPPQLPMGKKVESPLPQEAIPLQEELPPHQAPVEQKEIDPPFPHQEEMTFPSNQREEKPFMEHSPPEPESWNPALHCQQGRSPGGWGHRLDGFPPGRPSPDNLDQICLPTRQHVMYGPWNLPHSGYSHLTRQGETLNLVETGYSRCCRCHSHAHRLDCAKLVWENAMIRFCEAEFSVKTRPHWCCNRQGEARFSCFQEEAPRPHYQLRACPSHQPGISSGPEMPFPPGVPTLDNIKNICHLRRFRSVPRNLPATDPIQRQLQALIRLEGEFQRCCRQGNNHTCMWKAWEDALDGYCYREQSVKTHHHSCCHYPPSPARDECFARRAPYPNYDRDILTLDLSRVTPNLMGHLCGNGSVLTKHKQIPGLIRNMTAHCCELPFPEQACCAEEEKSAFIEDLCGPRRNFWRDSAFCCNLSPGDDQTNCFNTYYLRNVALVAGDTGDAKGQGEQGQRREEISAPPPELKEE, from the exons ATGGGGACCGTGCACAGAGCAGCCTTGGTCTTGGCCTGTCTGGCTGTTGCTTCTGTAGCCTCCTCCGAGGGAG ACTTCAAGGCTCAAGGGCAGAGGGAGCTGGGGCCAGAACCCCTCACCTATCACATTCAAGAAG cacccccttccccaccccagacccGAGCCCTCCCCATGGATCACCCTGACACCCCTCAGCCTGGCTTTCACTTTGAGGGACAGAGTGAAG TACAGCCCCCTCCTGCTCAGGAAGCCATCCCTGCCCAAGAGGAggagctgccccctccccaactccccatGGGAAAGAAAG TGGAGTCCCCTCTCCCTCAGGAAGCCATCCCCCTCCAAGAAGAGCTGCCCCCTCACCAGGCCCCTGTTGAACAGAAGGAAA TAGACCCACCTTTCCCACATCAGGAGGAAATGACCTTCCCATCTAaccagagagagg AAAAGCCTTTCATGGAACATAGCCCCCCAGAGCCTGAGTCTTGGAATCCAGCCCTGCACTGCCAACAGGGCCGGTCCCCAGGGGGCTGGGGCCACCGGCTGGACGGCTTCCCCCCTGGGCGACCTTCTCCAGACAATCTGGACCAGATCTGCCTTCCTACTCGCCAGCATGTGATGTACGGCCCTTGGAACCTACCACATTCTGGATACTCCCACCTTACTCGCCAGGGTGAGACCCTCAATTTAGTGGAGACTGGATATTCCCGCTGCTGCCGCTGTCACAGCCATGCACACCGCTTGGACTGTGCAAAACTTGTG TGGGAGAACGCAATGATCCGATTCTGTGAGGCCGAGTTCTCGGTCAAGACCCGACCCCACTGGTGCTGCAACCGGCAGGGGGAGGCTCGATTCTCCTGCTTCCAGGAGGAAGCTCCCCGGCCGCACTACCAGCTCCGGGCCTGCCCCAGCCACCAGCCTGGTATTTCCTCGGGCCCCGAGATGCCTTTCCCCCCTGGGGTACCCACTCTAGACAACATCAAGAACATCTGCCACCTAAGACGCTTCCGTTCTGTGCCACGCAACCTCCCAGCTACTGACCCCATCCAAAGACAGCTGCAGGCATTGATCCGGCTAGAGGGGGAGTTCCAGCGCTGCTGCCGGCAGGGGAACAACCACACCTGTATGTGGAAGGCT TGGGAGGATGCCCTTGATGGATACTGTTATCGGGAACAGTCTGTAAAGACCCACCACCACTCGTGTTGCCACTATCCTCCTAGCCCTGCCCGTGATGAGTGCTTTGCCCGTCGGGCTCCCTACCCCAACTATGACCGAGACATCTTGACCCTTGACCTCAGCCGAGTTACCCCCAACCTCATGGGCCATCTCTGTGGAAACGGAAGTGTTCTCACCAAGCA TAAACAGATTCCTGGGCTAATCCGGAACATGACTGCCCACTGCTGCGAACTGCCATTTCCAGAACAGGCCTGCTGTGCTGAGGAGGAG AAATCAGCCTTCATTGAGGACCTGTGTGGCCCCCGACGTAACTTCTGGCGAGACTCTGCTTTCTGCTGTAACCTGAGTCCTGGAGATGACCAGACCAACTGCTTCAACACTTACTATCTGAGGAATGTGGCTCTGGTGGCTGGAGACACTGGGGATGCCAAGGGCCAGGGGGAGCAAGGCCAACGCCGGGAAGAAATATCAGCCCCACCCCCTGAGCTCAAGGAAGAGTGA
- the ECM1 gene encoding extracellular matrix protein 1 isoform X1 translates to MGTVHRAALVLACLAVASVASSEGDFKAQGQRELGPEPLTYHIQEVGYAAPPSPPQTRALPMDHPDTPQPGFHFEGQSEVQPPPAQEAIPAQEEELPPPQLPMGKKVESPLPQEAIPLQEELPPHQAPVEQKEIDPPFPHQEEMTFPSNQREEKPFMEHSPPEPESWNPALHCQQGRSPGGWGHRLDGFPPGRPSPDNLDQICLPTRQHVMYGPWNLPHSGYSHLTRQGETLNLVETGYSRCCRCHSHAHRLDCAKLVWENAMIRFCEAEFSVKTRPHWCCNRQGEARFSCFQEEAPRPHYQLRACPSHQPGISSGPEMPFPPGVPTLDNIKNICHLRRFRSVPRNLPATDPIQRQLQALIRLEGEFQRCCRQGNNHTCMWKAWEDALDGYCYREQSVKTHHHSCCHYPPSPARDECFARRAPYPNYDRDILTLDLSRVTPNLMGHLCGNGSVLTKHKQIPGLIRNMTAHCCELPFPEQACCAEEEKSAFIEDLCGPRRNFWRDSAFCCNLSPGDDQTNCFNTYYLRNVALVAGDTGDAKGQGEQGQRREEISAPPPELKEE, encoded by the exons ATGGGGACCGTGCACAGAGCAGCCTTGGTCTTGGCCTGTCTGGCTGTTGCTTCTGTAGCCTCCTCCGAGGGAG ACTTCAAGGCTCAAGGGCAGAGGGAGCTGGGGCCAGAACCCCTCACCTATCACATTCAAGAAG TTGGCTATgcagcacccccttccccaccccagacccGAGCCCTCCCCATGGATCACCCTGACACCCCTCAGCCTGGCTTTCACTTTGAGGGACAGAGTGAAG TACAGCCCCCTCCTGCTCAGGAAGCCATCCCTGCCCAAGAGGAggagctgccccctccccaactccccatGGGAAAGAAAG TGGAGTCCCCTCTCCCTCAGGAAGCCATCCCCCTCCAAGAAGAGCTGCCCCCTCACCAGGCCCCTGTTGAACAGAAGGAAA TAGACCCACCTTTCCCACATCAGGAGGAAATGACCTTCCCATCTAaccagagagagg AAAAGCCTTTCATGGAACATAGCCCCCCAGAGCCTGAGTCTTGGAATCCAGCCCTGCACTGCCAACAGGGCCGGTCCCCAGGGGGCTGGGGCCACCGGCTGGACGGCTTCCCCCCTGGGCGACCTTCTCCAGACAATCTGGACCAGATCTGCCTTCCTACTCGCCAGCATGTGATGTACGGCCCTTGGAACCTACCACATTCTGGATACTCCCACCTTACTCGCCAGGGTGAGACCCTCAATTTAGTGGAGACTGGATATTCCCGCTGCTGCCGCTGTCACAGCCATGCACACCGCTTGGACTGTGCAAAACTTGTG TGGGAGAACGCAATGATCCGATTCTGTGAGGCCGAGTTCTCGGTCAAGACCCGACCCCACTGGTGCTGCAACCGGCAGGGGGAGGCTCGATTCTCCTGCTTCCAGGAGGAAGCTCCCCGGCCGCACTACCAGCTCCGGGCCTGCCCCAGCCACCAGCCTGGTATTTCCTCGGGCCCCGAGATGCCTTTCCCCCCTGGGGTACCCACTCTAGACAACATCAAGAACATCTGCCACCTAAGACGCTTCCGTTCTGTGCCACGCAACCTCCCAGCTACTGACCCCATCCAAAGACAGCTGCAGGCATTGATCCGGCTAGAGGGGGAGTTCCAGCGCTGCTGCCGGCAGGGGAACAACCACACCTGTATGTGGAAGGCT TGGGAGGATGCCCTTGATGGATACTGTTATCGGGAACAGTCTGTAAAGACCCACCACCACTCGTGTTGCCACTATCCTCCTAGCCCTGCCCGTGATGAGTGCTTTGCCCGTCGGGCTCCCTACCCCAACTATGACCGAGACATCTTGACCCTTGACCTCAGCCGAGTTACCCCCAACCTCATGGGCCATCTCTGTGGAAACGGAAGTGTTCTCACCAAGCA TAAACAGATTCCTGGGCTAATCCGGAACATGACTGCCCACTGCTGCGAACTGCCATTTCCAGAACAGGCCTGCTGTGCTGAGGAGGAG AAATCAGCCTTCATTGAGGACCTGTGTGGCCCCCGACGTAACTTCTGGCGAGACTCTGCTTTCTGCTGTAACCTGAGTCCTGGAGATGACCAGACCAACTGCTTCAACACTTACTATCTGAGGAATGTGGCTCTGGTGGCTGGAGACACTGGGGATGCCAAGGGCCAGGGGGAGCAAGGCCAACGCCGGGAAGAAATATCAGCCCCACCCCCTGAGCTCAAGGAAGAGTGA
- the ECM1 gene encoding extracellular matrix protein 1 isoform X4: MGTVHRAALVLACLAVASVASSEGDFKAQGQRELGPEPLTYHIQEVGYAAPPSPPQTRALPMDHPDTPQPGFHFEGQSEVQPPPAQEAIPAQEEELPPPQLPMGKKVESPLPQEAIPLQEELPPHQAPVEQKEKKPFMEHSPPEPESWNPALHCQQGRSPGGWGHRLDGFPPGRPSPDNLDQICLPTRQHVMYGPWNLPHSGYSHLTRQGETLNLVETGYSRCCRCHSHAHRLDCAKLVWENAMIRFCEAEFSVKTRPHWCCNRQGEARFSCFQEEAPRPHYQLRACPSHQPGISSGPEMPFPPGVPTLDNIKNICHLRRFRSVPRNLPATDPIQRQLQALIRLEGEFQRCCRQGNNHTCMWKAWEDALDGYCYREQSVKTHHHSCCHYPPSPARDECFARRAPYPNYDRDILTLDLSRVTPNLMGHLCGNGSVLTKHKQIPGLIRNMTAHCCELPFPEQACCAEEEKSAFIEDLCGPRRNFWRDSAFCCNLSPGDDQTNCFNTYYLRNVALVAGDTGDAKGQGEQGQRREEISAPPPELKEE; this comes from the exons ATGGGGACCGTGCACAGAGCAGCCTTGGTCTTGGCCTGTCTGGCTGTTGCTTCTGTAGCCTCCTCCGAGGGAG ACTTCAAGGCTCAAGGGCAGAGGGAGCTGGGGCCAGAACCCCTCACCTATCACATTCAAGAAG TTGGCTATgcagcacccccttccccaccccagacccGAGCCCTCCCCATGGATCACCCTGACACCCCTCAGCCTGGCTTTCACTTTGAGGGACAGAGTGAAG TACAGCCCCCTCCTGCTCAGGAAGCCATCCCTGCCCAAGAGGAggagctgccccctccccaactccccatGGGAAAGAAAG TGGAGTCCCCTCTCCCTCAGGAAGCCATCCCCCTCCAAGAAGAGCTGCCCCCTCACCAGGCCCCTGTTGAACAGAAGGAAA AAAAGCCTTTCATGGAACATAGCCCCCCAGAGCCTGAGTCTTGGAATCCAGCCCTGCACTGCCAACAGGGCCGGTCCCCAGGGGGCTGGGGCCACCGGCTGGACGGCTTCCCCCCTGGGCGACCTTCTCCAGACAATCTGGACCAGATCTGCCTTCCTACTCGCCAGCATGTGATGTACGGCCCTTGGAACCTACCACATTCTGGATACTCCCACCTTACTCGCCAGGGTGAGACCCTCAATTTAGTGGAGACTGGATATTCCCGCTGCTGCCGCTGTCACAGCCATGCACACCGCTTGGACTGTGCAAAACTTGTG TGGGAGAACGCAATGATCCGATTCTGTGAGGCCGAGTTCTCGGTCAAGACCCGACCCCACTGGTGCTGCAACCGGCAGGGGGAGGCTCGATTCTCCTGCTTCCAGGAGGAAGCTCCCCGGCCGCACTACCAGCTCCGGGCCTGCCCCAGCCACCAGCCTGGTATTTCCTCGGGCCCCGAGATGCCTTTCCCCCCTGGGGTACCCACTCTAGACAACATCAAGAACATCTGCCACCTAAGACGCTTCCGTTCTGTGCCACGCAACCTCCCAGCTACTGACCCCATCCAAAGACAGCTGCAGGCATTGATCCGGCTAGAGGGGGAGTTCCAGCGCTGCTGCCGGCAGGGGAACAACCACACCTGTATGTGGAAGGCT TGGGAGGATGCCCTTGATGGATACTGTTATCGGGAACAGTCTGTAAAGACCCACCACCACTCGTGTTGCCACTATCCTCCTAGCCCTGCCCGTGATGAGTGCTTTGCCCGTCGGGCTCCCTACCCCAACTATGACCGAGACATCTTGACCCTTGACCTCAGCCGAGTTACCCCCAACCTCATGGGCCATCTCTGTGGAAACGGAAGTGTTCTCACCAAGCA TAAACAGATTCCTGGGCTAATCCGGAACATGACTGCCCACTGCTGCGAACTGCCATTTCCAGAACAGGCCTGCTGTGCTGAGGAGGAG AAATCAGCCTTCATTGAGGACCTGTGTGGCCCCCGACGTAACTTCTGGCGAGACTCTGCTTTCTGCTGTAACCTGAGTCCTGGAGATGACCAGACCAACTGCTTCAACACTTACTATCTGAGGAATGTGGCTCTGGTGGCTGGAGACACTGGGGATGCCAAGGGCCAGGGGGAGCAAGGCCAACGCCGGGAAGAAATATCAGCCCCACCCCCTGAGCTCAAGGAAGAGTGA